The genomic interval AGCAGCAACTTCTGGATCTATGCTGGCCCTGCTCTGCACACAGACTTGGAAGGCCTTCCTTGTCCCCCACAGTGGCCCGCAGAGCACAGGGCTTCTCCATGGGACTCACTGCAAGGCAAAGTCAGCGGAGCACTAAGCTTTAagatttactcttcttttttttaaacattttttatatttaatatttttatatttaatattttaaaatatttttttagttgtcagtagaccttcactttatttatttattcgcaatgctgagaatccaacccagggcctcgcacgtgctaggcaagcgccctgccACTGAGCACAAGCCCAGCCCGGGTCTACTCTTCTTGCTGTGAGTCTCATGCTGCTAAATAATGAAGCAGGGAGGAATATGGATGGGACCCAGGGGATTCCCTGTGGTGCCCAGTCATAAAAGTAAATGGAGGGACCTCTTACCCACAGTGTCCCTGAGGGCTGCATCTCTCAGAAATGCAGTCTAGAATCCGCCTGCATGGCGTCAGTGGTGCTAACTGTAGTGCCCTGGGTGGTAGCAGACCATGACCTCACCAGAGCAGTGTGGGAGAGTCTGGACACGGCTTCTGACTGAAGCCTGATTCTTTGGCTACCCAGTGTTTTATTAGCTAACTGACTCTCTTCTTAATAAATTCACTTTCTGTTGAAAGCACAGAATTGGTTTCTAATGTTTGAAACTGAGACCCTGATTCTCGTAGAAGTAGGATATAGGGGAAGATTAGGAGGCTCAATAGTCGGCCCTGCAAGGATATGTTCAGGGCCCACCCTGACGCtgtgtgttagttagctttttcactgatctccctaaaagacctgacaagaacaatagaggaggaaaagtttatccgGGGGCTcgcggtttcagaggtctcagtccacggacagctggctccattcccccgggctcaaggtgaagcaggacatcatggtagaagagtgtggcagagggatgcagctcatgtgatgatcaggaagcagagggagacaTCTCTACTTGCCAAGTACAAATATGTACCTCAAAGCCATGctcccaatgccccacctcctccagaaacaccccacctgccttcagtgaccacttgggtgattaattcactgactgggttaagactctcctaacccaatcatttctcctgaatcttcttgcattgtctcacatgtaagcttttggggAACCCCTCACCACTAAACCGTAATATTGTGGATTTTACCTTAATTGGAAataggtctttgcagatgtaatcggGTCAAGATAAAATTATACTGGATTAGGACAGTCCTTAAAtccaatgactggtgtccttatgtGGGGAgcggctgggggtgtaactcagtgggagaGAAtgtacctagcacatgcaaggccctgggctcaattcccagaaACCCCTGGCCCCTTGCCATGCACAGAGATACAGAGATGCGTGTTGATGGAGTCAGAGATCGTAGCGATAACTACAAGCCAGGGAGATCAAGAAATGCTTGGAGGAGGTAAGGCAAGATTCTTCCCCAGGGTTCCATAGGGAGCTTGGTCCTGTCAATCAAGGGGGAAATGCACTTGTGTGGTATTAAGCCATAGCAACCTTTTGCAAGGAGTATACACGTCACTGAAGAGTCCTGGGAACCGTGTGAGTGACTGTTCTTTATTATCCTTCAACCCAGGCCTCATTTGCTGGGCCCATAATAGGAACGGGACACCAGTGAGCTGCCCATCCATTTTAATCCTTAGAACATATGATTTTTTAGCTGTTGTTCAAAATGCCCTTGGTGGACTTTTCTGTTGACCATGCTGGTTTTGTAGCTTTTCCCCCTGGAAATTAAATTCTACTCTTGTCTCTACTACCCAAGTGGTTTAGTTTTCTCCCACTGAAATCAGCATTTCCTACTATCATCTGCCCAATGAGGAACAGCCACAGCAGAGATCTTACAATGTTAACAGCCCTCCCAATTAGATCTCAAATTTAATCAAATTCTAACCACCATCAGTTATAAGATGCACTATTATTTTATGAACCACTTAGATTAAACAAACTATATCAAAGTGTGAGCTTCAGTCAATTGCTGTCATCACTTCAGAGAATTAGAACTCATGAAATCCTTTATTTCTGAAAGCCTTGTGAATGGAGTATCCTTTGAGCTCTTTTAGGGAACAAAGAGACAGTTTGAGTGGTCCAATCATACAAGATAAAACACTCTTGTATCTCTCCAAGGCTTTGGATTTCTTCTAACATTATTGCAGGGAATTTCTGGTAAAACTCACCTGTTTCAGTCCATGTTGTGTCTCTATGACAAAGCACTTGAAGCTGGGTACTTTActaagaaaaaaggtttatttggttcATGATGGGTGGGAAGTCCAAACATCATGGTGTTAGTGTCTTGTGAGGGCCCCTTGGCAGGTGGTATCATGGCAGGAGTGCCTATAAGAGAGCTCACATGGTGAGGGGTAAAGTAAGACAGAGAGGACCAGGCTTCTTGTGTTATGAGAACAGGCTCTCACAGGAAGTCATCCATTCCTGTGAGACCTAGCCCACTCCAGGAGACCAGCAATAATCCCCTCATGTGGGCAGTCATGACCCAGGCACCTCCCATCACATCCTGCCTCTTAAAAGTCCCACTTCCTTTCAACATTGTTATACTGGGGGTCAAGCTTGCAGCAAGTGCACCTCTGGGGGGCAACACACACTCCAGCCATGGCAGCAGATTGACTTAACGTGGGCTACCATGGAGGCTTGGTTTCGGCCAGCTACGGAAACAATTCGAACTGCTCCTAGCTGCTTGAGCCAGTATGTTGAACGTAAAGCCTCTGGTATGCGTTACCCATGTTGGTAAATACAGCTATGTATTGGCTAGATTTCTTCCtacaggtatttttattttttttctcacatttttttacCTGTGTATTATGGTTGTACTTATTGctggggtttgttgttacatattcatacatgcgcACAATGTCATTTGGCCAGTGtcactccccagccctttccccctctctccctgaCTCCCATCCTTGaaccctttcctctactgatctccctttgagtTTTAGGAAATTCGCCCCCacctttctgttcctttttcctctttagcttccacaagtgaagaaaacatacaaccctccATCTTCTGGAATTTTGACTTTTTGCTTAAcacaatctccagttccatccatttccctgcaagtgacataatttcatttttctttatggctgaataaaattccattgtgtgtatttaccatattttcttgATCCATGTATCTATTGATGGATGTCTAAGCTAGTTCCATGGTTTGGTTACTACAAACACGGGTTTGCATGCATCACTATAACAGGATTACTTTAACTCTTCAGGATAGATACCGTGGAGCGGTATAagtggatcatatggtggtttgATGTCTTCTACTTTGAGGAAGCTCCATGCTGATTTCCTTAGCGGCTGTAGTAATTTACCATCCAACCAACAGTTGGGtgataaattcttttttcctccacatcctccccagcatttactatttgtattcttgatgacttccattctgactggtgtaagCTGAACTCTCTGTgcggttttgatttgcattttcctaattattaatgatgtgaacatttttttgtacatttgttggccatttgtatttcctttgaGAAGCGTCTGTTTAATTCGTTTGCCCAcgtattattttttttggtgtgaagatttttgagttctttatatattctagacattAATCCTCAGTCAGGAAAGTAGCtagcaaaggttttctcccactctgtgggctctctcttcacattcctaattgtttccttgactgtgcaaaagctttttaaattgatgccatcccatttattaactctggcattatttcctgaactttaggggtcctattgaggaAGTCTTGCTTGTGCCTAAACAAGTGTtgaacctacattttcttctggaagttgCATAGTTGCTGGACTAATTCTGAGGTCTCTGATCCagtttgaattgattttttgtgcagggtgagagataaaggtctagtttcattcttttaaatatgcACAACCAGTtgtgccagcaccatttgtttaaaaggctgttttatctccaatatatattttgggTACCTttttcaaggatcagatgactgtagatgtgtgggtcTCTGCAGGTATTTTTAGTGTATAAGCATTCTTCTAGGTGAGACTGTGTACCTCTGGGTCCTACTAGAATCTTGACTGTCAATAGGTTTGAAGAAAATGAGAGTGGTTCGAATACTGAGGAGATTTGGCTTCTGCTCCGTTGATTGGGTGAGTTCTGCTGAGGTTATTGAGAGCCTTAAACAAGGTCAGAGCAACCTGAACAGATAGGAGAACGGTGGTTGAAAGGACTGGCAAGTGAATTCCATTGAAGATGGAGATTACAAGTAGTCTTCATCTTCATCCTCCAGGTCCCCACCCAATCAATCAAGGTTCTGTTTCCACAAGGTTCTGTTTAATTTCCGTGAGGCTGCAAATTAAATTAACACTGTAGTTTGCCAACTCATGGGATCAAGTATCTGTCTTTTGGACTTTTCAGTCCTTTAGCTGCAAAGAAGAAGCAATCcctaactgggcacagtggctcatgcctgtaatcccagcagctcgggaggctgaggcaaggggattgcaagttcaaagtcagtctcagcaactaagcgaggccctgagcaacctactgagaccctgtctctaaatagaatgtatatttttaaaaagggctggggctggggctcaatggtggGGAAACCCTgcgttcattccccagtaccaaaccaaaccaaaaacagCAATTGATGATGGGATTTAGGAATTCAAGttcctctttctttatttatactaGTAGTTTTAATggagtagtgtttttttttattcccccaGGGGACTTTTAgcaatatctggagacatttttagtTGTCACAGCTGGAGAagggtatgtgtgtgttactTGCATCTGCTGGACAGAGGCCAGTGAGGTCGCTAAATGTCCTCTAATGCATGGGACTTCCACGGCAAAGAAGAATCCAGTGCAAAATGTCAATAGTTTTCAGCAGTTTACCACAGGAAGAAGTGACCATCCCACTCCACGATGCCCTAACTGTGCTGATACCTCTCATAGTATCTTTTGACAAAAGACACCATCAATGATAAGAAGCACAATATTTTATGAACTGTAAGAAGGGGAGACCCTTGTCAAACCAGAGCTTCACCTTGAACCCCTCCCAACCCCTTAGCCACCAacaagtactggagattgaacccagggtactttaccaccgaactagttgtttctattttttattttgagacagggtctggttaaattgctgagggtctcactaagttgttgaggctggcctcaaacatgggatcgtcctgcctcagcttcccgagttgctgggattatagatgtgtgccccTGTGCCAAGCTTACATTGATTTTTAACATGCATCCTGGTAAATGGGCCTTTCATTCGTCTGTGGCAGATACACCCAGTCCCACCAAAGCCACTTCTTGGACTTCTCATGCACAAGATGCCTTAGGATACCGGGTAGAGCCCTGTTACTTAGAATTGTGACTGCCTTGGGCCCCTCTAGGGGCTCCTGAGAAACTTCTGCCTCTCAGTAGCAAAGTGAGTGTGTGCCACCAGAGTTCCTCCTGGTCTGTGGTCTCTTCCCTCCCTAGCTGGCAATAGAGGACCCAACCGTGAGTTGCTGAGACATGCTTGTGCTTGTCCCTGGGGGGCTGGAGACGCAGGTATCTGGTGTTTTCAGCCTGAGAGAGGAGGCACTCGGGTGGGGAAGTGCCCAAGCAGAGGCAAATGGTATGGGTGCCAACTGGTTCCAGGGAGCAGCTCAGGTCCATGACCTCCCTTCCCACCAGGCCCTCCCTTCTGCTCGCCCCAgattctctccttcctctcactTGGTGCAGCAGCAAGCAGCCGATCTCCTCGAACAGTCACAGTCCCTCCTGTCTGACTTGATCCATTTCCTCTGCAGGACCGCCGGAGAGCAGCTCTGAGCAAAGCCTGTGTCTCACCTGTGCACCTTCCTTGCCTTAACACCTTCCACAGCATCTTTACacagaataaaatccaaagatCCTTATTTGGACCTCTGAGCTTAGGTTTCATTTTACCAAGGGGACGGTTTTTAAGAGCACCTTCTTATACTCTCAGAAATGTCtggtttaggggctggggttgtggctcagtggcagagcacttgcctagcatgcgtgaggccctggcaccacataaaataaaaacaaataaaatgaaggtattatgtccatttacaactagaaaaaaaaatagaatgtctgGTTTAAGCTGGGGATGGAGGTGCACTCCCATAACCCTAGTAACttgaggcggaggcaggaggatcacaagttcaaggccaactttgGTAACTGAGCGAGGCCCTGTTGCAAAAATTTCAGATGGCTGGAGATGaagctcggtggtaaagtgccgCTGAGTTCactccctagcactgcaaaaattcAGACACGAGCCCTGCATTTGTGAGGTCCCCTTGACCCTCGCCTCTGAGCTGCGTGTGTGCACCCGTCCCCTTGGCCCCTTTCCCTCTATCAGAGACACTTGTCCTCCCACTTTCCACACAACATTCTCCTTGGATCCTTCAGGTCTTGGCTTAATAATGGTCACCTTAGGGCCCCCTTTCTTCGCCTGTCCACACCCCTTTTCTGTACTGGTCACATCCCTTCTGTAGTGACCAGAATCTGACTTTTTTGTTCTGCCTGCCTGTCACCTCCCTGTGGGTGTGGGTGCTTTCTCACCAACGCAGGACCCATCAGATCACAGTACCCTCCATAAGTATTTTATGAAATCAGCCAATAAAAGGCCTTCCTTCCTGACTCCCTTCCACTTGAGGTCAAGCCGCCATGATGGACACAGCCCACGACTCTGCACTCTTCTTCCTTGGCACAGGCCACAGCTGCATGGAAAGGATCCTTTGTGTGACTCCCGTGGTCATCAGTTTCTCCTAGGTTGGGACTAACCTGGGATAGTTGCAATGGGGCCAGGGCAGTTCAGGAAGCATCAGTCTGGAATCTTCTGTGGGGCCTTGCGTTTGGTGCTGGGGGGCAGAGCTGTTGACCCAGGTGGGGAGGGCGGGACATTAGCTCAGCGTGCAGCCGCCCCGTCCCGCTGGCTTCCTTCTCTTCTGGGgaacttccttttccttcccctgctTCACTCTAATATGCCTGCTAGAAGTTTCTCGAATTCCAGAAAACTCTGGACTCATGACGGACCCAGCAAGGCAAATGGCAGGATAGGAGCAAGGCCGCTGAATCCCAGGGCAGAGGTAGAGGACGGCAGAGAGAAAAACCTCCCTCTGATCCCTGTCTTGATCTGTGTTATTTTGTCAGCAGCAGGTAAGGACGGCTCGCCAGCAGCAGGTAAGGACGGCTCGCCACCAGCAGGTAAGGACGGCTCGCCAGCAGCAGCCCCGGCTACCACAGTAAAAACTAACACAGTCTCAAGCACGAAGCCCCAAACTTCAGGAACCACTTCAGACCCAGCGACGTCCACCAAGTTGGCTGGCTCTTCGGCATCCACATCCCGAGGGGGGTCCTTGAACCCGACTCAGCCAAGCACCTCTGCGGCGACTACAGTCTCTACAACCACCAGTGTCACACAGAGTGGTAGTACTACGCCTTCCTCTCCCACTTTAACCACCACTGAAAAAGCAGCCTTCCAGAGCACGGACAAAGGATACAGCAGTAGTGGCCACACTCCCACAGCCACCCCAGCCACTCATAGAACACAGGTGCCGAACCCTCCTCCTCCAGAACCCACTACCACAAAAAACCCTCCTGTGGAATCAACTGGCAGCCCAGGCTCTCACCATTCAACCGCTGCCACTGTGAAGACCCTAGAGAGCTCCACCAGTGGACAACACAGCCTTACCTTGGTCCCCAGTGGTTCAAGCCCTGCGCCTGGCACTAGCGGCCCCACATCCAAGGTGTTGCCCACCACCCAAAGTAAGTAGGGCCTCGACTTGTTACTGTTTTTCAAGCAAAAAGAAacttttctgtgctttttttccTCTACACAGTTTCTCGCTGGGAGGGTCATGCTGAGACCTGAACATGAGGACACTCCTTCACTCAGAGCTGGTTTCCCATTTCTGAGAAGCAAGGCCAACATTTGAGGGTTTTGGCCTGCCCAGGGTAAACACGCCAACCGTCTACACACAGGCAAGACTGCGCTGTGGTGGTGGCAGCAGGGTGTTAGAATATTCTAGAATGGTGCTCCTCAGACTTGTTCGATGACAACCCATCATAAGAAACACACTTTAATACATCAGGGtctaaaaaaaacacatatagccgggtgtggtggcacacgcctataatcccagtgccttgggaggctgaggcctgaggatctgagttcaaggccagcctcagcaacagtgagacactaagaagttttttgagaccctgtctctaaataaaatacaaaaaaggaggcttgtagttcagtggtagagtgcttatcttgcacatgtgaggcaccgggttcaaacctcagcgccacataaaaaaataaataaaacaaaggtattatgttcaccttacaactaaaaaaatattttaaaaaaatacaaaatagggctgggggagctgaggttgtggctcagtggtagagcgcttccctagcacatgcaaggccctgggcttgatccacataaaaatagacaaataaaataaaggtattgtgtccaactacaactaacaaataaatataaagaagaatagggctgggggatgtgactcagtggccgagtgctcccgagttcaatccctggtacctgccgccccaaaaataataaataaaaaaaccacatataatgcatataaatgaaacaaatttcaCTATATAGGACTTTTTATAGAAGCTGATATTTTCAATTCTgttccatttccttttccttttattaactGATTTCTCAAGTGCTCATCTTAACctagtaaaataatttcaaaatctagTGATGGAGCTGGGTGAGCtattttgggaaactgaggcaggaggattgcaaatttgaagctggccatagcaacttagtgataccctcaacaacttagcaacacactgtctctaaattaaaaaggactggggttttagttaagtggtagcgtgcttctgggttcaattcccagtaccataaaaataaataaataaatagataaattgaggcaggagaaaaATCTACAGATGGATCATGAGCCTCAAAATCCTGACCCATCTGGGATCTGCTGAATTGGAACTTCTGCTAGTGACTGAAGAATCTGGAGATCCAGGCACTCCCAGGCAACATAGATACATCTTGAAACAGCCCATCACACTGGGCGAGGGTGGCCCTCTCCTATGGAGAGAGGCTCTGAGTTGGATAAATGCAGCTCCCTGCTGTGCCACCTGCTGCCACATGACCTTGGGAAAATCACTGAGTCCTCCTGGACCTCTTTGACTTAGCTCTTAAACTAGCTTGTCCAGTGTGACTGTCCTGTCAAATAGTACAGGACACCACTTCATCCCCCTGCCTCTGCACACTGGAACCAGAAAAGACTGGACTTTTCTCTGCTCTTTTATTCTTCTAGCCTCTTCAGACTCCACCATAGCACCCAAGAAGGAACACCCACCATGCACCCCAGAAGGAACTCGGCAGACCTCCAGCCAGATGCCACCCAAGCCCACCCCGTCTTCCTCCATGACATCTCCGCTTGAGGGCTCTCCGTCCAGTCCTTCGTCAAGAACTGGGGCCACATCTACTGTTGGGGGAGACACCCACCCCAGCACTCGTTCGGCTTCAACTTCCCCCCAAGGCCTCAGCACAACCTCTTCCACCCTGGCTCCTGGGAAACCCAAGGTAATTCCAGCAAGGTGGGACAAAAAGAGAACCCATGCTCCAAGAAAAGCTATTTCTATTTTCGCTCCAGCCAGGAGCAAAATGAGGAATACTGTCCATTTGCCCCATCTCCCCTGGTTTTTCCTAAGGCTTTCAAAGACATTCCTGACTTTAAACTGGCCCAGCCATGCCACGAACTGATTACCACCCATGGGATGGAGAACAGGATCCTTGGATCTTTGGGCCTGACCCTTCCTCTCATGGCTTCTTCCAGGTAGACTGCATGCCTCCTGAAAGGCTGGATAAGAAGCTGCTCATCCTGAACCTCACGGAAACCAGCCCCTGTGTGAGTACTGCTCATCAGCCCTCCACAGCCTGCAGGCTGGCaggggaaaggaagcagaggggACCAAAGTGCTCCGTCTAGAATGGGCCAGGTGGTGTGTTCACCTAGGGATCTGCCCCTTGCCGTCTTACAGAGCAACAAACTAAGGTTCAGACTTCTCTGAGGTCACACAGATAGGACTGCCACAGGCCAGAACAAGTTCCCAAGTCCTCCCTTTCACTGGTGCTTACTCACAGTGCGATCCTGGTTGCCCTTTGCTTCTAGCTCTGGGTGTGACTTCGGACAGTTGGTCTGTTTGGAAATGGGAATTTAAGTCGGCCTCACTTCCCTTGTTCTCAGAGTGGCTTTGTTTCCTGGTCCATGTGTTTTTTGAGAGCCTCAGTGGTGGCAAGCCATTAGGGAGAGTCTCCTTCAAACCCAAAGAGTTGGGGGGTGGGCGGGAGATAAAAGGGTCCTGGTACAGAACATAAGGGAGCCCCTGCCTGTAGTTGTTCTATTCTGAGTGATGTGTGGACACTGTATGAGCAAGAGGGCGACCAAGGACTTGAGCTGGGGATGTTCTGTTGTTCAGTGAACAGCTGTTGAGCCCTGTGAGTGCAGGTGGTGGCTGCCTCACTGCTGCCCTCTCCTGGCCAGTGCCTATTTTTGCACCCACTCTAGGAACTAGAACAGGATTTGGTTTCTACAGGTTGGAGAGCTTTTCTGCCATTGTGCTTTTTCTTGGGCATCCATTTTGCTGGCTTTTCTAGGTAAACCTTACAGAAGTATATATTTGACCATCAGAGCTTTAACCTCCAGGGGTAGCTTATGGAGGTCTTGACGCAGGTCAGAGAAACATCAGCTAGGGGATCCCTGATGACCTCCCTGCACTGTATTCCTCACCCGAGCCCTGAAGCCACGTTGCCATGTACTCTCTGCTTCTCCATGTTCTCTGCACACATTCAGTGGCTCCTCGCCTTCCCCATCAGCCTGTTCACTGCCTCAGTCCGAGACACAGGTGCATCATTCTGGGACTAGACCACCTTGAGTCCAGAGCTGAGGTCTTCCACTCCTGCCGTCTTCAAAAGGGGCAGGAGAGGCTGGCAAATGACAAGTTCAGAGAGCACTGGAGCCCCTGCTGCCGGTGGTGGGGTGCTGTGCTGTGTTCCCCTGCCCACAGTACAGGGCACTGATTCCCGAGTCTCAAAGAACATGGAGGAGATAGGCCCTGTTGTGCCCACAGTCTGAGGAGACTCGGGGCAGAGAAGCCAGGCGCTGAAGAATATAGACCGACTCCTGGCAGGGCTTGGAATGCACTGGTGGAGCATGGAGAGGGACGCGGGTTAAGCAGGATGGCAGAGGGCAGCCCCACAAGCCTAGACTGTTGTCACACCCCTCTGCAATGCCTGTGTTCTCCTTACAACAGGCAAAGAGCCCTCCAGCGGATAACAAATTGATCACACAGCTGTGCCAAGCAGTCAAAGCCACCTTCAACCCGGCTCAGGATTCGTGTACAGTACAGCTGGCTCCCATTCAGGAAAGCCAGGCGGTGGCCCTCAAAAAAATCACTATTCAAAGTGAGTTGAAGGCAAGAGGGCCTAGGCCTGTGTGGGTGGGAACAGAATGGGAGGTGACGGTCCAGGAGCTGCTTGGAGTGTGGGTCAGGGTGGTGCCGCTAGGAACTCTCAAGCCACGCATCCTCTCAGGGCCACCCAAGAGGCTGGGCCATGCAGAACACCCTTTGTCTTGGGCTTCCTCTCCCTTGCCACCACATGGCTCTGAGGCAGCACCTCCCCTCTCTCCTACAGCAAATCTCCTTCCTGAGAATGTGTACACCCTGCTGAAGGACAAGTGGGATGACCTAAGAGAGGTAGGTGGGCTGTTCTGTATGCAGCCTCTCTCTCAAGTCCAGCGACCCCTCCAGTGTGGCAGGCCTGTTGCCCGTGCAAGCTTCTGCAGCAGATGGAAGAGCTCTCCATCCCGGGGGGTTGGGGGAGCGGGGAGCGGAGACTGTTCTCTGCCACATGATGTCTCCTACCTGGCCAGGTGGGAGTCAGCCACATGCAGCTGGGGGATGAAGGACCGCCAGAGGAGACTGAAGACCGCTTCAGCATGCCACTGATCATCACCATCGTCTGCATGGCATCCTTCCTGCTCCTCGTTGCGGCTCTCTATGGCTGCTGCCACCAGCGACTCTCCCAGAGGAAGGATCAGGTGAGCACATCCCTCCTCTGACTAGGGAAGCAGTCCCGTCACCAGACGAGCTCTCGGCTTATCAATCCTGTAGTCCAGCAGGGGACAGTGAGTGGCCTTGGACCCTTCAGGCAGGCAGAGCACGGCCTAGGCAGCCGCCAGCTGCTGAGGAGGCACCATGGCCTGAGGCAAGAGCAGGACTTTTGAAGAAAAAGATTAGGTTGAAGCCCTGTTCTTGGTGTGACCTTGAGTCCATCATATAACCTCTTGGAGCTTCAGCTGTTCCCACACAGTAGAGACAGTTTCCATCTTGCAGAGCTGTTCTGGGGGTTGAAATAAATGGCCCTGTGTGTGCTGTCTCTCCAAACTTCTCTCAACTGCTAAACTCTTATCTTTCAGTTCCACCCAGATTTGTGGCTCCCCCCAACCCCGAGTGCCCCTTGAAGGAGGTTTGGGAAAATTTTCATGCCTAGCTTCCTCATGCTCCACCTGAAACCCAATCTCTGGGTCAGTGTGTGTTCGGAGCTGCCCAGGTGATTCTAACATACAGTCAGCCAAATCTGAGAGAGAGGGGGGACGGGATTGTCCCATTGTTGCCGCAGGGATGCCCATGGTGACTGCCCTACCTGTCTTGTCCAGGCTTGGAGAGAGGTCCTTGGTCACCTGGCCTGAAGGGAGGTCATTTTCTCATAGTACTGCTCCATCCACGACTAGGGGTAATGTGGGTGTTTGGAGAGGTTTTGAGGGAAAGTAATGGAGGAGAGACGAAAATACTTAGAAGGTCCTGGAGAACAAGGTCCATGTTCGCTGACATCAGCGATTCAGACTTGCCCACGGGATGAAGGTGAAACCATTGGGGAATTTTAGGGTATGAGGCAGGCCTGTAGCCAGGGTGGCTTCCTGGACAGCCAGCACCTACATGTGAGCAGAGTGCTTGCTTTAGTCAAATTGGGTTCCCGGCGTTGAAGGAGGTAGCACATGTTAACACTATGTTAAGCCAGGCACCGTGTGCCACCTGTGATCCCATCTacgggggaggctgaggcaggattgcaagtttga from Urocitellus parryii isolate mUroPar1 chromosome 3, mUroPar1.hap1, whole genome shotgun sequence carries:
- the Podxl gene encoding podocalyxin is translated as MGPERSCRNFLMKTAGQPFSSLRPSAAEPQPGLPRFLRRSMDSGGPAGSGYPSVGAGCPAGTPRQYRSPHPTRSRTRTHTHPLARAARPRSPSRCAPGRSFLLCSLFAAQRPPSHRPARPRCGLLARSWGRGQRPARTGRGGSRRSRRRSSKRSDTARTQPPLLLYRWLCAPTRLCGREEGPPEPDSRVRGHRQALGAIARPPRAAPTFQTHRPCANPAATCFGPGGEGTMRSALALSALLLLLHLPPASLSQDDTAGKDGSPAAGKDGSPPAGKDGSPAAAPATTVKTNTVSSTKPQTSGTTSDPATSTKLAGSSASTSRGGSLNPTQPSTSAATTVSTTTSVTQSGSTTPSSPTLTTTEKAAFQSTDKGYSSSGHTPTATPATHRTQVPNPPPPEPTTTKNPPVESTGSPGSHHSTAATVKTLESSTSGQHSLTLVPSGSSPAPGTSGPTSKVLPTTQTSSDSTIAPKKEHPPCTPEGTRQTSSQMPPKPTPSSSMTSPLEGSPSSPSSRTGATSTVGGDTHPSTRSASTSPQGLSTTSSTLAPGKPKVDCMPPERLDKKLLILNLTETSPCAKSPPADNKLITQLCQAVKATFNPAQDSCTVQLAPIQESQAVALKKITIQTNLLPENVYTLLKDKWDDLREVGVSHMQLGDEGPPEETEDRFSMPLIITIVCMASFLLLVAALYGCCHQRLSQRKDQQRLTEELQTVENGYHDNPTLEVMETSSEMQEKKVVNLNGELGDSWIVPLDNLTKDDLDEEDTHL